In the bacterium genome, one interval contains:
- a CDS encoding cytochrome c maturation protein CcmE, translating into MKLKSTQFIIALSLLIIGIGIVVTTTLPQATKYYVTVDEFLQDTSKYDQQSIKLAGRVVPGSIEKNTQDLTWEFKVKETDKTVNVFYQGAMPDTFKDESDVVLTGSYAGERFVATEVLAKCASRYEEKLEPSLQMQTVSSVEKRGVE; encoded by the coding sequence ATGAAATTAAAAAGCACTCAATTTATCATTGCCTTATCCTTATTAATTATTGGTATTGGTATTGTGGTGACCACCACCTTACCGCAAGCAACCAAATACTATGTTACCGTGGATGAATTTTTACAAGATACGTCCAAATATGATCAACAAAGTATTAAATTGGCAGGCAGAGTGGTTCCGGGCAGCATTGAGAAAAATACTCAAGACCTGACTTGGGAGTTTAAAGTCAAAGAAACCGATAAAACGGTAAACGTTTTTTATCAAGGAGCTATGCCCGATACCTTTAAAGACGAATCGGATGTGGTGTTAACGGGATCTTACGCTGGAGAACGTTTTGTGGCGACAGAGGTGTTGGCCAAGTGTGCCTCACGCTATGAAGAAAAGTTAGAGCCATCTTTACAAATGCAAACAGTCAGCAGCGTAGAAAAAAGAGGTGTTGAATGA
- a CDS encoding phosphoglucomutase/phosphomannomutase family protein: protein MTHIKFGTDGWRAEIAKDYTFDNVGRVALGVAKQLQHDKPELNKIIVGFDKRFLSTEFAKWVAACFAKSGFTVLMTQEAMPTPLLSWCARYEKGVAGSVVITASHNPPTWNGFKFKETFGGSALVKTTEQFEQAIAQVDALTFDANLYDQYEAQGKIQDYNPLEQYTEKLLSLVDVEAIKKAKFKVAIDTMHGSASKHFAVLLERLGIEVKSLHTEDNPGFGGIAPEPTEQNLKELCTLIAQDDFHCGFANDGDADRLGAVDEQGRYFSTQKILSTVYWHMIYNRNKQWNVSRSVSTTRMVDVIAEANGLKCIETKVGFKYIAEQMVEGHAQIGGEESGGIGTDDHLPERDGFMTALLLLEAMAITGKSLSQIYEHICQSFRPYEFIRKDLKVPQSLMQKVMQKLQETDVKQWGDKLVASTQTVDGFKYYTEDGAWLLIRPSGTEPLFRLYAEAENIKASEALINAAMEFVETC from the coding sequence ATGACACATATTAAATTTGGAACCGATGGTTGGCGAGCAGAAATCGCCAAAGATTATACCTTTGACAATGTTGGCCGTGTGGCTTTGGGTGTTGCAAAACAACTGCAACACGACAAACCTGAGCTCAATAAAATTATTGTAGGCTTTGATAAGCGTTTTTTATCAACAGAGTTTGCCAAATGGGTGGCCGCCTGTTTTGCAAAAAGTGGCTTTACGGTGTTGATGACTCAAGAAGCCATGCCTACACCTCTCCTATCTTGGTGTGCCAGATATGAAAAAGGCGTTGCTGGAAGCGTGGTGATCACTGCCAGTCATAACCCGCCAACTTGGAACGGCTTTAAATTTAAAGAAACTTTTGGAGGCTCGGCTTTGGTTAAAACCACAGAACAGTTTGAGCAGGCGATAGCTCAGGTCGATGCCTTAACGTTTGATGCAAACTTGTACGACCAATACGAAGCCCAAGGAAAGATTCAAGATTATAATCCTTTAGAACAATATACAGAAAAACTTTTAAGCTTGGTTGATGTTGAAGCCATCAAAAAAGCCAAGTTTAAAGTGGCCATAGATACCATGCATGGCTCCGCCTCAAAACACTTTGCAGTATTGCTAGAACGTCTTGGAATAGAAGTAAAAAGTTTACACACTGAAGATAACCCAGGTTTTGGGGGCATTGCTCCTGAACCTACAGAGCAGAACTTAAAAGAGTTGTGTACACTTATTGCTCAAGATGATTTTCATTGTGGTTTTGCTAATGACGGAGATGCAGATCGACTGGGTGCCGTAGATGAACAAGGACGTTATTTTAGCACGCAAAAAATCTTATCCACCGTTTATTGGCACATGATTTACAACCGTAACAAACAATGGAATGTTTCACGCAGTGTTTCTACCACGCGTATGGTGGATGTGATTGCAGAGGCCAATGGCTTAAAGTGCATTGAAACCAAAGTGGGTTTTAAATATATTGCAGAGCAAATGGTTGAAGGTCATGCTCAGATTGGCGGAGAAGAATCAGGAGGTATTGGCACCGACGATCATCTTCCTGAGCGAGATGGTTTTATGACAGCCTTGTTGTTGCTTGAAGCCATGGCCATCACTGGAAAATCCTTGAGTCAAATTTATGAGCATATATGTCAAAGCTTTAGGCCCTATGAATTTATCCGAAAAGACTTAAAAGTTCCTCAGAGTTTGATGCAAAAAGTAATGCAGAAATTACAAGAGACAGATGTTAAACAATGGGGTGATAAATTGGTTGCATCCACGCAAACTGTGGACGGTTTTAAATACTATACAGAAGATGGTGCCTGGTTGTTGATTAGACCTTCGGGAACCGAGCCTTTGTTTAGACTTTATGCAGAAGCAGAAAATATCAAAGCCAGTGAAGCCTTGATCAATGCTGCCATGGAGTTTGTTGAAACATGCTAA
- a CDS encoding diguanylate cyclase, producing the protein MVTYIESSLPAEDRKEIENAFYELIEKYSHDFSLLEKPLQTLVEQHGGFIYQHFFNHFFSLNLSMINAGKIWDECLSFYKSQPHLDYRVAFLQNLLTNKHVFQPIILEQEKRSHLLASTYTDALTGIYNHRYFNSFLMKELSRSKRSSLPLSLLLLDIDYFKRINDKYGHLSGDYILKEIGRVISISVRGTDMPCRYGGEEFAIVLPDTDTRGALVLAKRIQKRVAQLNFQGIPQTITLSGGISTFPRHAGEIKELIHAADKALYKAKNNGRDQVHIFERVGDQRKQPRKNFQTTGHYTLNEKTDNKNPFITKNISQSGLLIQTISSINLGDQVHIMMHLPNKAHLNCVARAVHIHHAHKVDIFEIGLEIVHMDGKDKTLLGQLLQED; encoded by the coding sequence ATGGTAACTTATATTGAAAGCTCTCTTCCCGCAGAAGATCGTAAAGAAATTGAAAACGCATTTTATGAACTGATTGAGAAATACAGTCATGATTTTTCTCTTTTAGAAAAACCTTTGCAAACCTTGGTTGAGCAACATGGTGGTTTTATTTACCAACATTTTTTCAACCATTTTTTTTCTTTGAATCTTTCCATGATCAATGCCGGGAAAATCTGGGATGAATGCTTAAGCTTTTACAAAAGCCAGCCACACTTAGATTATCGTGTGGCTTTCTTACAAAACCTTTTAACAAACAAGCATGTGTTTCAACCCATAATCCTTGAACAAGAAAAACGCAGCCATCTTTTGGCATCAACCTATACTGATGCCTTGACCGGTATATACAATCATCGTTACTTTAATAGTTTCTTGATGAAAGAGCTTTCACGCAGCAAACGCTCAAGCCTACCTTTATCTTTACTGCTCTTAGATATTGATTATTTTAAAAGAATCAATGATAAATATGGCCACTTAAGCGGTGATTATATTCTTAAAGAAATTGGTCGCGTTATTTCCATTTCTGTTAGAGGTACGGATATGCCTTGTCGTTACGGTGGAGAGGAGTTTGCCATTGTTTTACCAGACACCGATACACGTGGGGCTTTGGTTCTAGCCAAACGTATTCAAAAGCGGGTTGCCCAATTGAATTTTCAAGGCATCCCTCAAACCATCACTTTAAGCGGCGGGATATCCACTTTTCCCAGGCATGCTGGTGAAATCAAAGAATTGATCCATGCTGCAGATAAGGCTTTGTATAAAGCCAAAAACAATGGTCGTGATCAAGTCCATATTTTTGAGCGCGTCGGTGATCAACGCAAACAACCTAGAAAAAATTTTCAAACTACTGGCCACTATACCCTCAATGAAAAAACCGATAATAAAAATCCTTTCATCACTAAGAATATTTCTCAATCCGGTCTATTGATTCAAACCATTTCATCAATTAATTTGGGCGATCAAGTGCATATCATGATGCATCTACCTAACAAAGCTCATTTAAATTGTGTCGCCCGTGCGGTTCATATTCATCATGCTCATAAAGTTGATATTTTTGAAATTGGTTTGGAAATTGTCCATATGGACGGCAAAGACAAAACCCTGCTCGGTCAGCTGCTGCAAGAGGATTAA
- the uvrA gene encoding excinuclease ABC subunit UvrA produces MLKKNAQLQDDHKHIVVRGARQHNLKNIDVTIPRDKLVVITGLSGSGKSSLAFDTIYAEGQRRYVESLSAYARQFLDQMEKPDVDAIEGLSPAISIDQRRSSKNPRSTVGTTTEIYDYFRLLFARVGEQYCYNCEKKISSQSASQIVDQIMALPEGSKIHLLASIARGKKGEYQKELKSLLKAGFTKVKIDGNVHELASPIELDKNKKHTIDVFVDRLVVKEKSRTRIADSVETALEQGQGVMKLEVLGEHAKEQLLSEKAACIDCGISFPELAPRLFSFNNPLGACPSCDGLGTKKFIDPDMVIPNPNLSIRGGAVASWNTRYAGFHAQTVETLAEHYNFDIHTPWKKLSDKVKDIILHGSGKEKINFEYSMESGSYTVKKVFEGVIPNLMRRYKESDSEDFREDTEKKYMSVVECPDCHGARLRKEALYVKVGDLNIAQVTQKNIQDCFVFFQLLELGERQQVIAKKVLQEIRSRLAFLVNVGLDYLTLDRIAGTLSGGEAQRIRLATQIGSSLMGVLYVLDEPSIGLHQRDNDRLLETLKHLRDLGNTVLVVEHDEDTMFGADYVIDIGPGAGVHGGQLMAAGTAQEICQSKQSITGQYLSGKKIIPLPEKRRSVGRHFIELKGAKTNNLKDVNIKIPLSCLTCVTGVSGSGKSSLIIDTLFPLLKQHLHGSKTRAGHIKSIGGLEKIDKVIDIDQTPIGRTPRSNPATYTGIFTPIRELFSELPEAKMRGYKPGRFSFNVKGGRCEGCQGDGIIKIEMHFLPDVYVTCEQCRGKRYNRETLEILYKGKTISEVLNMTVEEAAKFYEKIPSIHAKLQALIAVGLGYITLGQSAITLSGGEAQRVKLSKELSKRSTGKTIYILDEPTTGLHFADVERLNEVLQRLVDQGNTVVVIEHHLDVIKIADWVIDLGPEGGVKGGELVGMGVPEDLVKNKESYTGQYLKKYLQANKKTKKAG; encoded by the coding sequence ATGCTAAAAAAAAATGCTCAACTGCAAGACGATCATAAACATATTGTGGTTAGGGGTGCGAGACAACACAATTTAAAAAATATTGATGTCACCATTCCCAGAGATAAACTGGTGGTGATTACCGGTTTGTCAGGCTCTGGTAAATCGTCCTTGGCTTTTGATACCATCTACGCTGAAGGTCAGCGCCGCTACGTAGAATCCTTATCAGCCTATGCCCGGCAGTTTTTAGATCAAATGGAAAAACCGGATGTGGATGCCATTGAAGGTTTGTCTCCAGCCATATCCATAGACCAACGGCGCTCATCAAAAAATCCCCGCTCTACAGTAGGCACAACCACAGAAATTTACGATTATTTTAGATTGTTATTTGCCAGGGTGGGAGAGCAATATTGTTACAATTGTGAAAAAAAAATAAGCTCACAAAGTGCATCACAAATTGTTGATCAAATAATGGCTTTGCCTGAAGGCAGTAAAATTCATCTTTTAGCATCCATTGCCAGAGGGAAAAAAGGTGAATATCAAAAAGAACTCAAGTCTTTATTAAAAGCTGGATTTACCAAAGTTAAAATTGATGGCAACGTTCATGAACTGGCCAGTCCAATTGAGCTGGATAAAAACAAAAAACACACCATAGATGTATTTGTGGATCGTTTGGTGGTGAAAGAAAAATCCAGAACAAGAATTGCAGACTCGGTTGAAACTGCTTTAGAGCAAGGGCAAGGGGTCATGAAACTGGAAGTTCTGGGGGAGCATGCTAAAGAACAACTGTTATCAGAAAAGGCTGCCTGTATAGATTGCGGCATATCTTTTCCAGAGTTAGCGCCGCGCTTGTTTTCATTCAATAACCCTTTGGGGGCATGCCCCAGTTGCGATGGTTTGGGCACTAAAAAATTTATTGACCCGGATATGGTTATTCCTAATCCTAATTTATCTATTCGGGGAGGAGCGGTGGCGTCTTGGAATACGCGCTATGCTGGGTTTCATGCTCAAACAGTTGAAACTTTAGCCGAGCATTATAATTTTGATATTCATACACCGTGGAAAAAACTTTCTGATAAAGTGAAAGACATTATTTTGCATGGTAGTGGCAAAGAAAAGATCAACTTTGAATACAGCATGGAAAGTGGTTCATACACGGTTAAAAAAGTGTTTGAAGGTGTGATTCCAAATCTCATGCGCCGATACAAAGAGTCTGATTCTGAAGACTTTAGAGAAGACACAGAAAAAAAATACATGAGTGTGGTAGAGTGTCCTGATTGTCATGGAGCGCGTCTGCGTAAAGAAGCCTTGTATGTCAAGGTTGGTGACTTAAATATTGCACAAGTTACACAAAAAAACATTCAAGACTGCTTTGTTTTTTTTCAGCTTTTGGAGCTGGGCGAGCGTCAGCAAGTCATTGCTAAAAAAGTTTTGCAAGAGATTCGTTCACGTTTGGCTTTCTTGGTTAATGTGGGCTTGGATTATTTAACTTTAGATAGAATTGCCGGAACGTTATCTGGAGGAGAAGCACAAAGAATACGTTTGGCAACGCAAATTGGCTCCAGCTTAATGGGCGTATTGTATGTTTTAGATGAACCGTCCATTGGTTTGCATCAACGCGATAATGATAGACTGTTAGAAACACTGAAGCATCTTAGAGATCTAGGCAATACAGTGTTGGTGGTTGAACATGATGAAGACACCATGTTTGGAGCAGATTATGTCATTGATATTGGTCCAGGTGCCGGTGTGCACGGTGGACAATTGATGGCCGCCGGGACGGCGCAAGAGATTTGTCAAAGCAAGCAGTCCATCACCGGACAATACTTATCCGGTAAAAAGATCATTCCTTTACCTGAAAAACGGCGTTCAGTGGGCAGGCATTTTATTGAGCTCAAAGGTGCAAAAACCAACAACCTTAAAGACGTTAACATCAAGATACCCTTGAGTTGTTTAACCTGTGTCACCGGAGTATCCGGTTCAGGGAAATCTTCCCTGATTATTGACACCTTATTTCCTCTGCTCAAACAACATTTGCATGGTTCAAAAACCAGAGCTGGACATATCAAGTCTATTGGCGGCTTAGAAAAAATTGATAAGGTCATTGACATTGATCAAACGCCGATTGGTAGAACACCCAGATCCAATCCAGCCACCTACACCGGTATTTTTACCCCAATCAGGGAATTGTTTTCTGAATTGCCTGAAGCTAAGATGCGAGGCTATAAACCAGGTCGCTTTTCTTTTAATGTTAAAGGGGGACGTTGTGAAGGCTGTCAGGGAGACGGCATTATTAAAATTGAAATGCACTTTTTACCCGATGTCTATGTAACCTGTGAGCAATGCAGGGGGAAGCGCTACAATCGTGAAACCTTGGAAATTTTATACAAAGGTAAAACCATTTCTGAAGTGTTAAACATGACCGTGGAAGAGGCGGCCAAATTTTATGAAAAAATTCCCAGCATTCATGCCAAGCTGCAAGCTCTAATTGCAGTGGGTTTAGGCTATATTACCTTGGGGCAATCGGCCATCACCTTATCTGGAGGTGAAGCGCAAAGGGTGAAGTTGTCTAAAGAATTAAGCAAGCGTTCAACCGGTAAAACCATTTATATCTTAGATGAGCCCACCACCGGTTTGCATTTTGCTGATGTAGAGCGACTCAATGAAGTTCTGCAACGCTTGGTAGATCAAGGCAACACCGTGGTAGTGATAGAGCATCATCTTGATGTCATTAAAATAGCGGATTGGGTGATTGACTTAGGACCTGAAGGTGGCGTTAAAGGTGGTGAGCTTGTGGGTATGGGCGTGCCGGAAGATTTGGTCAAAAACAAAGAGTCTTACACCGGGCAATACTTAAAAAAATATTTACAAGCCAACAAGAAAACCAAAAAAGCTGGGTGA
- a CDS encoding cysteine desulfurase, which translates to MQQEKRIYLDHNATSLLRPSVRQAVIDFLALETGNPSSIHGLGRRARAYLDQARDSIAKYLGVPGSSIIFTSGATEANHLAWNAFLQANSSIVSSDTEHPCILGAQAKALAMSAQLNIVHASKQGQGFMHHFEQSIKNQSLDFCSLHLANNETGIVLPIKQCVNCMLKHNEKKPYLHIDAVQAIGKMDIAEALAFSDYFSLSGHKLGALPGVGVLIKKDGAPFKALWQGSAQEKGRRGGTENLLGIVAMAAAFQELSEIEQQEQAQCKRLRNQLEEAFVQSISDIDIVGQSQERLGNTSCIVFQDIDAQALLVAADMEGIDVSTGSACTSGSVEPSHVLLNMGYSKKEASSAIRFSLGWNNTEQEIQQVCKIFPKLVERARTKKL; encoded by the coding sequence GTGCAGCAAGAAAAGCGTATATATTTGGATCACAATGCTACGAGTCTTCTAAGGCCCAGTGTCAGACAAGCTGTTATTGACTTTCTTGCGCTAGAAACAGGAAATCCTAGCAGTATTCATGGTCTTGGCCGGCGCGCTAGGGCTTATTTAGATCAAGCAAGAGACAGTATTGCTAAGTATTTAGGGGTGCCGGGGAGCTCTATTATTTTTACCTCAGGCGCAACGGAGGCCAATCACTTGGCATGGAATGCTTTTTTACAGGCCAACAGCTCTATTGTGAGCAGTGATACAGAACACCCTTGTATTTTGGGTGCACAAGCAAAAGCCTTGGCCATGTCAGCGCAACTCAATATTGTACACGCTTCAAAGCAAGGTCAGGGTTTTATGCATCATTTTGAGCAAAGCATTAAAAACCAAAGTCTTGATTTTTGTTCTTTGCATTTGGCCAACAATGAAACTGGCATCGTTTTGCCGATCAAACAGTGTGTGAATTGCATGCTAAAACACAATGAAAAAAAGCCGTATCTACACATTGATGCCGTGCAGGCCATAGGAAAAATGGATATTGCCGAGGCTTTGGCTTTTTCTGATTACTTTAGCCTTTCAGGCCATAAATTGGGAGCATTGCCGGGTGTTGGTGTCTTGATCAAGAAAGACGGTGCTCCCTTTAAAGCATTATGGCAGGGGTCGGCTCAGGAAAAAGGACGTCGTGGGGGAACAGAGAATTTGCTGGGTATCGTGGCCATGGCAGCAGCCTTTCAGGAGTTGAGTGAGATAGAACAACAAGAACAAGCGCAGTGCAAACGCTTACGCAATCAGTTAGAAGAAGCCTTTGTACAATCGATTTCAGATATCGATATAGTGGGACAATCACAAGAACGCTTGGGTAATACATCCTGTATTGTTTTTCAAGATATTGATGCCCAAGCTTTACTGGTGGCGGCGGATATGGAAGGAATTGACGTATCAACCGGTTCAGCCTGTACATCCGGCTCTGTTGAGCCATCCCATGTTTTGTTGAACATGGGATACAGTAAAAAAGAAGCCAGTAGTGCCATACGCTTTTCTTTAGGCTGGAATAATACTGAGCAAGAAATACAACAAGTATGCAAAATATTTCCAAAACTGGTAGAAAGGGCAAGAACTAAAAAGTTATGA
- a CDS encoding heme lyase CcmF/NrfE family subunit, which produces MSTYLSPEKLGQYSIYLALMVCVFGFLTAIFAQVKKRTVYVRVVRNSVWAMSLAVLTATICLWQCLLTGRYHVEYVHQHANDTMPTIYKLAALWGGQNGSLLFWLLILCIYSSVVMWQNRQKNYNFLPMVAAVLLAIAGFFLVLISFDADPFSVVPFSIDYGQGLNPLLQNYYMIIHPPSLYLGYVGMTVPFAFAMAALITGQLDNRWIVQVRSWTLIAWFFLSLGNLLGSSWAYEVLGWGGYWAWDPVENAAFIPWLTASAFLHSAIIQEKRGMLKTWNMALVILSFVMTLLGTFLTRSGIVSSVHSFAQSNIGTYFLVILIMTVGTSVGLLLYRLKDLRSAHELDAIVSRESAFLFNNLVLVGAAFAILWGTLFPVLSEWVRGTKITVGAPYFNSIMVPIGLILLFLTGVGPLVAWRKTSQEQLKKHFLWPAVFLVMSSLVLLFVAPKTSSLLTNIYINISFSLCAFVTATIFFEYKHGIVLRQKFFKESPLTALMRLIISNKRRYGGYIVHLGLVLLFVGFTGSAYRHEKEFKLKINQVAKIKNYTLKFETLYPDNNQHREKVIAKINVWKHKTFFGELKPSLIYYTPSRNQEAQQGTEISVIRSIKEDVYAAMITFSPQDQSIYLKIIITPLINFIWFGGLLLVLGGVVVMLPSSKEGAIYA; this is translated from the coding sequence ATGAGTACTTACTTAAGCCCAGAAAAACTAGGTCAATACAGCATCTATTTAGCCTTGATGGTCTGTGTTTTTGGTTTTTTGACCGCTATTTTTGCTCAGGTTAAAAAAAGAACGGTGTATGTAAGGGTTGTCCGCAACAGCGTTTGGGCAATGAGTTTGGCGGTTTTAACGGCAACCATCTGTTTATGGCAATGTTTATTAACAGGGCGTTACCATGTTGAGTATGTGCATCAACATGCCAATGATACCATGCCAACCATCTATAAATTGGCGGCTTTGTGGGGTGGGCAAAATGGGTCGCTTTTGTTTTGGTTGCTTATTCTTTGTATTTATTCAAGTGTGGTCATGTGGCAAAACAGACAAAAAAACTATAACTTTTTGCCAATGGTGGCGGCAGTGCTGTTGGCCATTGCCGGGTTTTTTCTGGTCTTGATCAGTTTTGATGCAGACCCTTTCAGTGTGGTTCCTTTTAGTATTGATTATGGACAAGGCTTAAACCCACTTTTACAAAACTATTATATGATTATTCACCCCCCTTCTTTGTACTTAGGTTATGTGGGAATGACTGTGCCTTTTGCTTTTGCAATGGCTGCTCTAATCACCGGCCAGCTGGATAATCGCTGGATCGTTCAGGTGAGATCTTGGACACTGATTGCCTGGTTCTTTTTATCCCTGGGTAACTTACTGGGGTCTTCCTGGGCCTATGAAGTTTTGGGCTGGGGTGGTTATTGGGCTTGGGATCCAGTAGAAAATGCTGCATTTATTCCCTGGTTGACGGCGTCAGCTTTCTTACACTCAGCCATTATTCAGGAAAAACGGGGGATGCTTAAAACTTGGAATATGGCTCTGGTCATTTTGTCGTTTGTGATGACTTTGTTGGGTACTTTTTTAACCCGGTCAGGTATTGTTTCTTCTGTGCATTCATTTGCGCAGTCTAATATTGGCACTTATTTTTTGGTCATTCTAATCATGACTGTTGGAACATCTGTGGGTTTATTGTTGTATAGACTTAAAGATTTGCGCTCTGCGCACGAGTTAGACGCTATTGTATCTCGTGAGTCAGCCTTTTTATTTAATAATCTGGTTTTAGTGGGCGCCGCTTTTGCTATTTTATGGGGAACCTTGTTTCCAGTTTTATCAGAATGGGTTAGAGGGACAAAAATAACCGTTGGTGCACCCTACTTCAACAGCATTATGGTACCCATTGGGCTCATTTTATTGTTTTTGACTGGGGTTGGCCCCTTGGTGGCCTGGAGAAAAACCAGCCAAGAACAGTTGAAGAAACATTTTTTATGGCCAGCTGTATTTTTAGTGATGAGTTCATTGGTCTTATTGTTTGTAGCACCCAAGACCAGCTCTTTGTTGACCAATATTTATATTAATATCTCCTTTTCTTTGTGTGCGTTTGTTACCGCCACCATATTTTTTGAATACAAACACGGTATTGTTCTTAGACAAAAGTTCTTTAAAGAAAGTCCATTGACGGCACTGATGCGTTTGATTATTTCTAACAAACGTCGCTATGGGGGGTACATTGTTCACTTGGGTTTGGTGCTGTTGTTTGTTGGGTTTACCGGTTCAGCCTACAGACATGAAAAAGAGTTCAAATTAAAAATTAACCAAGTTGCTAAAATTAAAAACTACACATTAAAGTTTGAAACCTTATATCCAGATAACAATCAACACAGAGAAAAAGTCATTGCCAAAATCAATGTCTGGAAACATAAAACATTTTTTGGTGAGCTTAAGCCCAGCTTAATTTATTATACACCCAGTCGCAATCAAGAAGCGCAACAAGGCACAGAGATATCCGTTATTCGTTCAATCAAAGAAGATGTATATGCAGCAATGATTACCTTTAGTCCACAGGATCAAAGTATTTATTTGAAAATAATTATCACGCCATTGATTAATTTCATATGGTTTGGTGGATTGTTGCTGGTGCTTGGCGGTGTTGTTGTTATGCTACCAAGCTCTAAGGAAGGAGCCATTTATGCTTAA
- a CDS encoding 1-acyl-sn-glycerol-3-phosphate acyltransferase, which produces MKSLYQFWVSFRSCLQWLVGGVFVFSIALSYFILSFVIKIERLEWMIALMCWGMLKISGLRVEFKGLDNIERGKTYVVIFNHINILDHFVLYQTIPGVVRGVEKASHFKWPIYGPFLKRGKQIPIQAGQGAHAARQSLKMAEEIFKSGIHVAVAPEGTRSPSGKLMPFKKGAFHLAVDLQAEILPVVFVGMDKVNLKSSYKLYPGKIIVEVLSPISCKTKNKQDVTALRDQCYQLYVECLGQDQVL; this is translated from the coding sequence ATGAAGTCCTTGTATCAATTCTGGGTGAGTTTTAGATCTTGTTTGCAGTGGCTTGTCGGCGGCGTCTTTGTTTTTAGTATTGCCTTAAGTTATTTTATACTCAGTTTTGTTATAAAGATAGAACGCTTAGAGTGGATGATTGCGCTAATGTGTTGGGGTATGCTCAAGATTTCTGGTTTAAGGGTTGAGTTTAAAGGTTTAGATAATATAGAGCGTGGCAAAACTTATGTTGTCATCTTTAACCATATCAATATCTTAGATCATTTTGTACTGTATCAAACGATTCCCGGTGTGGTTCGTGGCGTGGAAAAAGCCAGTCATTTTAAATGGCCTATTTATGGCCCTTTTTTAAAGCGAGGTAAACAAATTCCTATTCAGGCTGGACAAGGCGCCCATGCGGCGAGACAATCTTTAAAAATGGCAGAAGAAATTTTTAAGTCAGGTATTCATGTTGCTGTTGCGCCAGAAGGTACGCGAAGTCCAAGCGGTAAATTAATGCCTTTTAAAAAAGGAGCCTTTCATTTGGCAGTGGATTTACAAGCCGAAATTTTACCTGTTGTTTTTGTGGGTATGGATAAAGTGAACTTGAAAAGCAGTTACAAACTTTACCCTGGCAAAATAATCGTTGAGGTTCTTTCACCTATCTCATGCAAAACCAAAAACAAGCAAGATGTTACGGCACTGCGTGATCAATGTTATCAGCTTTATGTAGAATGCTTGGGGCAAGATCAGGTTTTATAA
- a CDS encoding 4-hydroxythreonine-4-phosphate dehydrogenase PdxA: MIKAIGITLGDVWGIGPEIIAKSLLKCKLGDSDTVKIFSDQKSFEALAEEQNFLSGYKELIQQGSIVWEGLPIKAYAQPGDKIQRAKIAKASLDAAIEQAMQQKLQAIVTAPLDKKIMQKVIKDFAGHTEYLQEKTKVKQTWMMLSNDELNIVLLTNHVLLKDVSHNISQEKIVMAVQDTVTHFKSLGKDSVKIAVCALNPHCGELSENSEEKTIIKPAIEQLYKQGYVVEGPFSADALFSQARKTKQWTAILAMYHDQGLVAAKYPGTEQAVNITLGLPFVRVSPAHGVAYDIVGKNLADCSSMLKAYRCLNV, translated from the coding sequence GTGATTAAAGCAATTGGTATAACACTGGGAGATGTTTGGGGCATAGGGCCTGAGATTATTGCCAAGAGTTTGCTTAAGTGCAAGCTGGGTGATTCCGACACCGTTAAGATTTTTTCAGATCAAAAAAGTTTTGAAGCTTTGGCTGAAGAACAGAACTTTTTATCCGGCTACAAAGAGCTTATTCAACAGGGCAGCATTGTGTGGGAAGGCCTTCCTATCAAGGCCTACGCACAGCCTGGTGATAAAATACAAAGAGCTAAAATTGCCAAAGCATCTTTGGATGCTGCTATTGAGCAAGCCATGCAGCAAAAGTTGCAAGCCATTGTCACCGCACCACTGGATAAAAAAATTATGCAAAAGGTGATCAAAGATTTTGCTGGTCACACTGAGTACTTACAAGAAAAGACCAAAGTTAAGCAAACATGGATGATGTTGAGCAATGATGAGTTGAACATTGTTTTATTGACCAATCATGTTTTACTTAAAGATGTCAGCCATAACATTAGCCAGGAAAAAATTGTTATGGCTGTTCAAGATACGGTGACACATTTTAAAAGTCTAGGGAAAGATTCTGTAAAAATAGCAGTGTGCGCACTGAACCCTCACTGCGGTGAACTCAGTGAGAACAGCGAAGAAAAAACCATCATCAAACCAGCCATAGAACAACTTTATAAACAAGGTTATGTTGTCGAAGGTCCTTTTTCTGCCGATGCTTTGTTTTCACAGGCGCGTAAAACCAAACAATGGACAGCTATTTTAGCCATGTACCATGATCAAGGTTTGGTAGCAGCCAAATATCCAGGAACTGAGCAAGCTGTTAATATTACTTTGGGTTTACCGTTTGTTAGGGTTTCACCAGCGCATGGTGTGGCTTATGATATTGTTGGAAAGAATTTAGCGGATTGTTCAAGCATGCTAAAAGCTTACCGTTGTTTAAATGTATAA